From a single Adhaeribacter swui genomic region:
- a CDS encoding twin-arginine translocase TatA/TatE family subunit — MIVPTVFAFLGVTEVILIIAVLVLFFGASRIPGIGRGLGKGIREFKDATKGKDTPSEKRNKE, encoded by the coding sequence GTGATAGTACCTACCGTGTTCGCATTTTTGGGAGTAACCGAAGTAATTTTAATTATTGCTGTTTTAGTGCTGTTTTTCGGTGCCAGCCGCATTCCCGGTATTGGTCGTGGTTTGGGTAAAGGCATCCGTGAGTTTAAAGATGCTACCAAAGGCAAAGACACCCCGTCAGAAAAAAGAAATAAAGAATAG
- the gatA gene encoding Asp-tRNA(Asn)/Glu-tRNA(Gln) amidotransferase subunit GatA, producing MKRYNSLSEVRQDLANGTTTCRQLVHYYLDNIERKKYLNAYLEVFADEALAKADEVDQKLANGTAGRLAGMVLGLKDVLAYKGHSLQSSSKILTGFKSLFTATAVQRLLDEDAIVIGRQNCDEFAMGASNETSAFGPALNEADPTRVPGGSSGGSAVAVQADLCLASIGSDTGGSVRQPAAFCGVIGLKPTYSRISRYGLIAYASSFDQIGPITRSIDDAALLLEVMAGPDEYDSTASQREVPAYSSLLENSSERKFRIGYISDTLENEGLDPEIREAVQSAIQNLREDGHTVEPVDFHYLDYIVPTYYILTTAEASSNLSRFDGVKYGYRSADATDLLSMYKKSRAEGFGHEVQKRIMLGTFVLSADYYDAYYTKAQKVRRIIKEKTEELLEQFDFLIMPTTPTTAFPLGGNLTDPLAIYLGDIFTVQASLAGVPAISVPVGSDKNGLPIGLQILTKSFAETKLLAFSKSVTEKISTTA from the coding sequence TTGAAGCGTTATAATAGCCTATCGGAAGTACGCCAGGACTTAGCCAATGGTACTACTACCTGCCGGCAACTGGTGCACTACTACTTAGATAACATCGAGCGTAAAAAATACCTGAATGCCTACCTGGAGGTTTTTGCCGACGAAGCCTTGGCAAAAGCCGACGAGGTAGATCAGAAATTAGCCAATGGTACAGCCGGCCGGTTAGCCGGCATGGTACTTGGCCTTAAAGATGTACTGGCCTACAAAGGGCACTCGCTGCAATCGTCCAGCAAAATTTTAACTGGTTTTAAATCTTTATTTACTGCTACCGCGGTACAAAGGTTATTAGACGAAGATGCTATTGTTATTGGTCGCCAAAACTGCGACGAGTTTGCCATGGGCGCTTCGAACGAAACCTCCGCTTTTGGCCCCGCCTTAAACGAAGCCGACCCTACCCGGGTACCGGGTGGTTCTTCCGGCGGTTCTGCCGTAGCTGTACAAGCTGATTTATGCTTGGCCTCTATCGGTTCCGATACTGGTGGATCTGTTCGTCAGCCGGCTGCTTTTTGCGGGGTTATTGGCCTTAAACCTACTTACTCGCGCATCTCGCGCTATGGTTTAATTGCTTACGCCTCTTCCTTCGACCAAATTGGCCCAATTACCCGCAGTATCGATGATGCCGCTTTGTTGCTCGAAGTTATGGCTGGTCCGGATGAATACGATAGTACCGCCAGCCAGCGCGAAGTTCCGGCCTATAGCAGTTTACTGGAAAACAGCAGTGAACGCAAATTCCGGATTGGCTATATCAGCGACACTTTAGAAAACGAAGGTTTAGATCCGGAAATAAGGGAGGCCGTGCAAAGCGCTATTCAAAATCTGCGCGAAGATGGTCATACCGTAGAACCTGTGGATTTTCATTACCTCGATTACATTGTTCCGACTTATTATATTTTAACTACCGCCGAAGCCAGCTCTAACTTATCGCGCTTCGATGGGGTGAAGTACGGTTATCGCAGCGCCGATGCTACCGACTTACTGTCGATGTACAAAAAATCGCGCGCCGAAGGTTTTGGCCACGAAGTACAAAAACGCATTATGTTGGGTACCTTTGTATTAAGCGCCGATTACTACGATGCTTACTATACCAAAGCGCAAAAAGTAAGAAGAATAATTAAAGAAAAAACCGAAGAGCTCCTGGAGCAATTTGATTTCTTGATTATGCCTACTACCCCAACCACAGCTTTCCCGTTGGGTGGTAATTTAACCGATCCTTTAGCTATTTATTTAGGTGATATTTTTACGGTTCAAGCTTCTTTAGCAGGCGTGCCGGCTATTTCGGTTCCGGTAGGGTCTGATAAGAACGGCTTGCCTATTGGCTTACAGATTCTCACTAAATCTTTTGCCGAAACTAAATTATTGGCTTTTTCTAAATCAGTCACGGAAAAAATCAGCACTACTGCTTAA
- a CDS encoding LysM peptidoglycan-binding domain-containing protein: MRKNLFTLSFILTSLLFSFTSEASFFKKEQKRFIPVDTLYPTALTDTVRLSDTTRLEEILGFALPDSVPMVTNELILDRLSCLQKEIPLQFNPYVRGFVDYFTIRNRKYSRRILSRENVYFPLFERYLAKYGLPNELKYLAVVESALLPKAVSHAAAVGLWQFVPAAASDYKLKINAYIDERMDPEKATDAACRYLRNLHRMFGGNWELALAAYNCGPGNVRKAIKRASGQADFWTIFPYLPKETRGYVPSLTAIIYTMNHAVEHEIVADTILYATLTDTIMINHSLDLKRLSEQLSLDPEELTKLNPEVKKAILPATIRNYPLKVPATHKNQLVANRASILDSCKLPGVVTPSYQNIALANKQATPPVPITKSLPSDSAATDSLQQKEYIVAAGDNLSRIAKKHNVTVAQLLAWNNLTAEDKLFARQKLLLFIPVSSNPLLASNASATEPEPAVQLVSARKTNTTKKSLPKVTQIHTVQPNDTLWSISRRYNDIPVEKIKKLNKLKNNSLRPGMKLVIS, from the coding sequence ATGAGGAAAAATCTTTTTACACTTTCTTTTATTCTTACCAGCCTGTTGTTTTCCTTTACCAGTGAGGCAAGTTTTTTTAAAAAAGAGCAAAAAAGATTTATCCCGGTTGATACTTTATACCCCACAGCTTTAACAGATACCGTACGCCTATCCGATACTACTCGTCTGGAAGAGATATTGGGTTTTGCCTTGCCCGATTCGGTACCAATGGTAACGAATGAGCTTATTTTGGACCGGTTAAGCTGTTTGCAAAAAGAAATTCCTTTACAATTTAACCCTTATGTACGGGGTTTTGTGGATTATTTTACCATCCGTAACCGCAAATACTCTCGCCGTATTTTATCGCGGGAAAATGTTTATTTCCCTTTGTTCGAGCGCTACCTGGCTAAATACGGGCTCCCCAACGAACTGAAATATTTAGCAGTAGTAGAATCGGCGTTGCTGCCCAAGGCAGTTTCGCACGCCGCTGCAGTGGGTTTGTGGCAATTTGTTCCAGCAGCGGCTTCGGATTATAAGCTAAAAATAAACGCTTACATTGATGAGCGCATGGATCCCGAAAAAGCTACCGATGCGGCCTGCCGGTATTTGCGCAATTTACACCGGATGTTCGGGGGTAACTGGGAATTAGCTTTAGCCGCTTATAACTGCGGGCCGGGCAACGTACGTAAAGCCATTAAACGTGCTAGCGGGCAAGCCGATTTCTGGACCATTTTCCCTTATTTGCCGAAAGAAACCCGTGGGTATGTGCCTTCTTTAACGGCTATTATTTATACCATGAACCACGCGGTGGAGCACGAGATTGTAGCAGACACCATCCTTTATGCCACGCTCACCGATACGATAATGATTAACCACTCGCTCGATTTAAAAAGGTTATCGGAGCAGCTTAGTTTAGATCCGGAGGAATTAACTAAATTAAATCCGGAAGTAAAGAAAGCCATTTTGCCTGCTACCATTCGCAATTACCCTTTAAAAGTGCCGGCTACCCACAAAAATCAGTTGGTTGCTAATCGCGCTTCTATTTTAGATTCTTGCAAATTACCCGGCGTAGTAACCCCCTCCTATCAAAATATTGCTTTAGCAAATAAGCAGGCTACTCCGCCCGTACCAATCACTAAATCCTTACCTTCCGATTCTGCTGCCACGGATTCTTTACAGCAAAAAGAATACATTGTTGCTGCAGGTGATAATTTATCCCGGATAGCTAAAAAGCATAATGTAACCGTAGCGCAATTACTTGCTTGGAATAATTTAACTGCTGAAGACAAACTGTTTGCCCGGCAAAAACTACTTTTATTTATCCCGGTTTCATCAAACCCATTGTTGGCAAGTAATGCATCTGCTACAGAGCCAGAACCAGCAGTGCAATTAGTTTCGGCGCGAAAAACCAATACTACTAAAAAGTCGTTGCCTAAAGTAACCCAAATACACACCGTGCAACCAAACGATACCCTGTGGAGTATTTCCAGACGGTACAACGACATACCAGTGGAAAAAATTAAAAAATTAAATAAACTTAAAAATAATAGCTTACGGCCAGGCATGAAGCTGGTAATCAGCTAG
- a CDS encoding NADP-dependent malic enzyme: MIKINKQDALNYHQQGQPGKIEVVPTKMLSSQLDLALAYSPGVAEPCKEISLDKEDAYKYTSKGNLVGVISNGTAVLGLGNIGPDASKPVMEGKGVLFKKFAGIDVFDIEIDCTDPDEFIRIVRSLEPTFGGINLEDIKAPESFKIEVALKEQMNIPLMHDDQHGTAIISSAALLNALELVNKKIQDVQIVMNGAGAAAIACAKLYLALGANINNIVMFDKDGIINPERNDLDIYRAQFVTTRKITTLAEAMTGADVFIGLSAGNVLSPEHVTLMAKNPIIFALANPDPEIAYNVAMAVRDDLIMATGRSDHPNQVNNVLGFPYIFRGALDVRATEINEAMKLAAVHALSELAKEPVPEVINKAYADKAITFGRDYLIPKPLDPRLITTVSPAVAKAAMDSGVAKTPIQDWVKYDQELQERIGINQKLMNRIINQAKTNPKRIVFAEADHYKILKAAQIVQDQHIAQPILLGNQKRIENLIAENALDLDGAIIIDPSKEIKKREKFAHILYEKRKRKGLTLYDARKLVRSRTYFGALMVDTGEADALISGLTKDYSQTILPALQVIGVEENVNRVAGMYIIQNKKEPYFLADTTVNINPTAEELVGIIGLTARAVRFFDVEPRMAILSYSNFGSNQGEIPAKTILATKLAKERYPNLLIDGEMQANTAVNKSLLQEHYPFSELADKGANTLIFPDLTSGNIAYKLLQEIGGAEAIGPILMGMHKPVHILQLGSSTRDIVNMVAIAVVDAQNHETRYHNQKATSSEVVNNGSGALN, encoded by the coding sequence ATGATTAAAATTAACAAACAAGATGCGCTTAATTATCACCAACAAGGGCAACCAGGAAAGATAGAGGTAGTCCCTACCAAAATGCTTTCGTCACAACTGGATCTAGCTTTAGCTTATTCTCCCGGAGTAGCGGAACCTTGCAAAGAAATTTCTTTAGATAAAGAAGATGCCTATAAATATACTTCTAAAGGCAATCTGGTGGGTGTTATCTCCAATGGCACCGCAGTATTGGGTTTAGGTAACATTGGCCCCGATGCTTCTAAACCGGTAATGGAAGGCAAAGGGGTATTATTTAAAAAATTTGCCGGAATAGACGTATTTGATATTGAAATTGATTGTACCGACCCAGATGAATTTATCCGGATTGTGCGCTCGCTGGAGCCTACCTTTGGCGGCATTAATTTAGAAGATATTAAAGCTCCGGAAAGCTTTAAAATTGAAGTAGCTTTAAAAGAGCAGATGAACATTCCGCTCATGCACGACGACCAGCACGGTACTGCCATTATATCGAGTGCGGCTTTGCTTAATGCGCTGGAACTGGTTAATAAAAAAATTCAGGATGTACAGATTGTAATGAACGGGGCTGGTGCCGCCGCTATCGCCTGCGCCAAACTTTACCTGGCTTTAGGTGCCAACATTAACAACATTGTAATGTTCGATAAAGATGGTATCATTAATCCGGAACGGAACGATTTAGATATTTACCGGGCGCAATTTGTAACTACCCGTAAAATTACCACATTAGCTGAGGCCATGACCGGTGCCGATGTATTTATCGGGCTTTCGGCGGGTAATGTGCTTTCGCCGGAACATGTAACCTTAATGGCTAAAAACCCCATTATTTTTGCCTTAGCTAATCCTGATCCGGAAATTGCGTACAATGTTGCCATGGCCGTGCGCGATGATTTGATTATGGCAACCGGTCGCTCAGACCATCCGAACCAGGTGAATAATGTACTTGGCTTTCCTTATATTTTTAGAGGGGCGCTGGATGTGCGGGCTACCGAAATAAACGAAGCCATGAAACTAGCCGCTGTTCATGCTTTATCGGAGTTGGCGAAAGAACCGGTGCCCGAAGTTATAAATAAAGCTTATGCTGATAAAGCTATTACTTTTGGTCGCGATTACTTGATTCCGAAACCACTCGATCCGCGTTTAATAACTACTGTTTCGCCGGCAGTTGCTAAAGCCGCAATGGACTCGGGAGTGGCTAAAACGCCTATTCAGGACTGGGTAAAATACGACCAGGAATTGCAAGAACGGATTGGCATTAATCAGAAGTTAATGAACCGGATTATTAATCAGGCGAAAACCAATCCAAAACGGATTGTTTTTGCCGAAGCGGATCATTACAAAATTTTAAAAGCTGCCCAGATTGTACAGGATCAGCATATAGCCCAGCCTATTTTATTGGGAAACCAAAAGCGGATTGAAAATTTAATTGCTGAAAACGCCTTGGATTTAGATGGCGCCATTATTATTGACCCTTCCAAAGAAATTAAAAAACGGGAAAAGTTTGCCCATATTTTGTATGAAAAGCGTAAACGTAAAGGCCTTACCCTGTACGATGCCCGCAAGCTGGTGCGAAGCCGTACGTATTTTGGCGCCTTAATGGTAGATACCGGCGAAGCAGATGCCTTAATTTCTGGCTTAACCAAAGATTACTCGCAAACCATATTACCGGCTTTGCAAGTTATTGGCGTAGAAGAAAATGTAAACCGGGTGGCGGGCATGTATATTATCCAGAACAAAAAAGAACCTTACTTTCTGGCTGATACTACGGTAAATATTAATCCCACGGCAGAGGAGCTGGTTGGCATTATCGGGCTTACCGCCCGCGCCGTCCGTTTTTTTGATGTAGAGCCACGTATGGCCATTTTATCGTATTCTAATTTTGGCTCTAATCAGGGCGAAATACCGGCAAAAACTATTCTGGCTACAAAACTAGCGAAAGAACGGTACCCCAATTTGCTTATTGATGGCGAAATGCAAGCAAATACCGCCGTGAATAAAAGTTTATTACAAGAACACTACCCTTTTAGCGAACTAGCCGACAAAGGAGCCAATACGCTTATATTCCCGGATTTAACTTCTGGCAACATTGCTTACAAATTATTGCAGGAAATTGGCGGCGCCGAAGCAATTGGCCCGATTTTGATGGGCATGCATAAACCAGTTCATATTTTACAGTTAGGATCTTCCACC